In the genome of Segnochrobactrum spirostomi, the window CTTTAACCAGCCCTTCGCTCGCTGCATAGCAGCAATTCCGACTGCGACCTACCCGCCGGCTCCGACCCGGTCTATCTCTATCGACGGAAACGTCGAGTGGGCTCCATGAACAAAGATTTCAGAGGAGCAGACCATGTTGAAGCCTGTTGCGAATAAGCTCGCCGCCGCTTGGAAGCGCATGCGGGACTACGATCCGGAGCGCGACTATCTGAACAGCGCCCGTGATCTGATCGACCTGGAGCGCCGCCAGCGCGAGATCGATCGCGGCAAGTTCCGCCATTCCGGCTACGGCTACTGAGCCGTCGGGCCGTTGCGGATCGGTTGAAGACCGGTCCGCGTGCCACCCGGGATGCCGCTGCGAGCCCCATAACGGCAACGCCTCGCCCGCGCGGGACCTTGCATGTTATCGAGACCCGTTTCGCTGCGCTGCAGCGCAACATTGACCTGCGCGCGACCCGAGATCTGCGCGCGACCGTCGCTTCGCCTCGTGCGAGCGCGGGCATTGTCGCCGCTGCCGGGATTGGCCCGCGCGGACTCCCTACCGGATCACCCGGAGGCATCGCGGCAAGGCGCTGACGATCGCCCCACTCCGGGCTGTCGAGACGCGCCCAACAAGCGCCATTGACACCGTCTTTCCCCCACGCCACCAACGACATCCGCTCGGATCGCCGTCGTGACGCGCTGTGACCGGACCGTCACCCGTCCGCCGGGCGGTGCGCCGCCCCGTGGTCCACGGAAAAGCTTCGGAAACCCACGGCGTGCGACAAGAGCGCGATCCGTGGTGACCGAGTCGAGCGGTGGGCCCTGGGACCGAGGCGGAGCGAACGATGCTGCGATTGTTGACGACGCCGCTCTGGATTGCCGCCATGGCGTTGGTGGTCTTCCTCATCACCGAGCCGATCAACCTCCAGGCCCATCTGATCGTCGGCGTGATCGTCGTGATCGTGCTCGGCCTCATCAAGTTCTTCGGGCCGCAGGGCGTCTTCCGCCAGGTTTTCCTCGCCCTCGGCACCGCGATCGTGCTCCGCTACGCCTATTGGCGCACCACGAGCACCATTCCGCCGATCAACCAGCTCGAAAACTTCATCCCGGGCGTCATCCTGTACGTCTTCGAGATGTACAACGTGCTCGCCCTCGGCCTCAGCCTCTTCACCGTGGCCGATCCGCTCTCCCGCCCCTCCCCACCGCGGGCCAAGCCCGAACTGGCCCCGACGGTCGATATCTTCATCCCGACGTACAACGAGAGCGAGGATCTGCTCGCCACCACCGTCGCCGCGGCCCGCGCCATCGATTATCCGGCGGATCGCTTCAAGGTCTATCTGCTCGACGACGGCGGCACCGACCAGAAGTGCAATTCGGACGATCCGATGACCGCCCGCGAGGCGCAACGCCGGCGCGCATCGCTGAAGCAGCTCTGCGCCGACCTCGGCGCCCATTACATCACCCGCCCGCGCAACGAACACGCCAAGGCCGGCAATCTCAACCACGGCCTGTCGCACACCTCGGGCGACCTCGTCGCCGTGTTCGACGCCGACCATTGCCCGGCCAGGGACTTCCTCAACGAGACGGTCGGCTTCTTCCTCGAAGACCCGAAGCTCTTTCTCGTCCAGACCCCGCACTTCTTCATCAACCCGGACCCGCTCGAGCACAATCTGGCGACGTTCGAGAAGATGCCGTCCGAGAACGAGCAGTTCTACGGCATGGTGCAGCGCGGGCTCGATCGCTGGAACGCAGCGTTCTTCTGCGGCTCGGCGGCCCTGCTGCGACGCGAGGCGCTGCGGCAGACCAACGGTTTCTCCGGTGTCTCGATCACCGAGGATTGCGAGACCGCGCTAGAACTGCACTCGCTCGGCTGGCACAGCGTCTATGTCGACAAGCCGCTGATCGCCGGCCTCCAGCCGGAGACGTTCGCGAGCTTCATCGGCCAGCGCTCCCGCTGGGCGCAGGGCATGATGCAGATCCTGCTCCTCAAGAATCCGGTGCGGCGCCGCGGCCTGAAGTTCTCGCAGCGCCTCTGCTACATCACCAACGCCATGTTCTGGCTGTTCCCAGCCGGCCGCCTGACGTTCATGTTCTCGCCGTTGCTATATCTCTTCTTCGGATTGCAGATCTTCAACTCGTCTGGCGGCGAATTCATGGCCTATACGTCGAGCTATATGCTCGTGAACCTGATGATGCAGAATTATCTCTACGGTCGCTATCGCTGGCCGTGGATCTCCGAACTCTACGAATATATCCAAGCCGTCTATCTCTTGCGCGCGCTCGTCGCGGTCGTCGCCAACCCCCGAAAACCGACCTTCAAGGTCACAAACAAGGGCGAGACGCTCGACGTGAGCCGCATCTCCGAGCTCGGCGGGCCCTATTTCATCATCTTCGCCCTGCTCATCGCCGGCGTCGGGATGACTTTCTACCGGCTTTGGACGCAGCCCTATCTCGCCGACATCACGGTCGTGGTGGGCGGCTGGAACGTCTTCAACCTGCTCCTCGCCGGCGCCGCGCTCGGCGTCGTCTCCGAGAAGCGCAACCTGCGCCAGGCGCCGCGCGTCGATCTCAGCATTCCGGCCGAGATCGAGATCGACGGCGTGCGTATGCCAGCCCTCATCGAGGACGGCTCGATGGGCGGCATCCGCGTGCGCCCGCTCGACAAGCCGACACGCGATCCGAAGCAGGGAGACGTTGTAGTCGTGCGCCACAAGACGCGCGCGACGATCCCGAACGACGGCCTATCGCTCACGGTACGCGGCGTCTCTCGCGATGCCGAAGGGCTCCACCTCGGGTGCCAAGTGAGCACCCGCGAGGCAACGCAGGTGCGCCTTCTCGCCGACATCGTCTATGCCGACGCCGCGCAATGGCAACGCTTCCTGGCGAAGCGCCGGCGCGGCATCGGTGTCTTGCGCGGAACGCTGTTCTTCCTCTCGATCGCGCTGTTCCAGTCGGCCCGCGGCATCGCCTATCTCGGGCGGCGCCGGAAGCCCGCGCCCGTCGCCCATTGACGCCTCGCTCGCCTCTCATTGTGTGCCGCGTCAAGCAATTGAAGAGGGTTTGCGGTTAATCTCGCACGCAGCGGGCGCACGGACGTCCCGGCGCCCCGTCTCGTAGGGCCACATCATGCCACCGCTTTCGCGCCGCTCCCGTGCTTGGCTCGCCTTCGTCGCGATGGCGCCGCTGATTTTTGCGGGAAGCGAGACTTTCGCGGCCGCCGCGAAGACCAAGGTCAAACCGCCCGTCCCGATTTCGCCGTCCGATTGCTCGCTGATCGCGTCCCGGATGGGCGATGCGCTGGGCTTGCGCCTGACGGGTGCCAACGCCGATTTCACCGATCCGGCGACCAGCCTCCCGGGCCAAGCCTGCCACATCACCGGTCAGGGACGTTCCAACAAGCTTTTCGATATCGACAACGCCGCGCGGGCGTTGGTGGTCGGCATGAGCGGCTGGAAGCGCGACCCGATGCTTGACGCCGACGGTCCCGATGGGGCGGTGCGCACCTTCAAGCGGCCGAAACAGACCGCGATCCTCTCCGTGACGTGGAGTGCCCCGCCGGGCGTGTGCCGCGACGATGAGCCCATCGCGTCCTGCGACATCAAGCCGAGCCAACGGATCTGGAGCTTTTCCGGCGACGCGTTCCAGTTATAGGCCGCCGTCCGCAGCGGCCGCATGTGCGCGCGGATCGAATCGAACGACCGCACGTTTCATCGTCGGACCCAACACCGGCACCAGACCGCGGCGCCGACGGAACTGCGGCAAAGAGAGCCCCTTTGACGGAAGACCGCGACCATAGCCCGCACACCGGCGCCAACGTGGCGCTGATGGCGCTCAACGAGGTGCTGGAGCGCCGCGTGGCCGAGCGGACCCAGGCGCTCGCCGCGGCCAACCAGCGGCTCCAGCAGGAGATCGCCGAGCGAGAACGGGCCGAGGCGGCAGTGCGGCGAACGGAGCAATTGTTCCGCCTGCTCGTCCAGGGCGTCACCGATTATGCCCTCTACATGCTCGACCCGAACGGCATCGTCACGAGCTGGAACACCGGTGCCGAGCGCATCAAGGGCTACACCACCGACGAAATTCTCGGCCAATCTTTCGCGCGGTTCTATACGCCGGAGGACGCCGCCGCGGGCGAGCCGGCGCGGGCGCTCAAGGCCGCCCGCGAGCGGGGCCGCGACGAGCACGAAACGTGGCACGTGCGCAAGGACGGCTCACGGTTCTGGGCGAACGTCGTGATCGATTCGATCTACGATGAGGACGGCACGCTGATCGGGTTCGCCAAGATCACCCGGGACGTGACCGAGCGGCGCCGCACCCAGGAAGACCTCGATCTCGCGCGGGAAGCGCTGTTCCAATCCCGCAAGATGGAGGCGATCGGCCAGCTCACGGGCGGCGTCGCGCACGACTTCAACAATATCCTCACCGGCATCATCGGCGCGCTCGATCTCGTACGCCGCCGACTCGAGGCCGGCCGTACCGGCGAAATCCTGCGCTATGTCGAGGTGGCCAGCACGGCGGCGAACCGCGCGGCCTCACTCACCGCCCGTCTTCTCGCCTTCGGCCGCCGGCAGCCGCTGACGGTGACGTCGGTCGACCTCAACGGCATCGTCCTCTCGATGGCGGATCTGCTGCGCCGAACCATGGGCGAGGCGATCGAGATCGAGATCGGCCTGGAGCCGGACCTGCCCTGCGCTGCGACCGATGTGAATCAGATCGAGAATGCGATCCTCAATCTCGCGATCAATGCCCGCGACGCCATGCCGGCGGGCGGGCGCCTGACCATCCGGACCGAGCGCGAGCCGCCCGGCGGAACCGCAGAGGGGCCGGGCTTCGTCTTCCTCACGGTGGCCGACACGGGCCGGGGCATGGACACCGACGTACGCGAGAAGGCCTTCGAGCCCTTCTTCACCACGAAGGCGCTCGGCCAAGGCACCGGCCTCGGCCTTTCGATGATCTACGGCTTCATGAAGCAGATCGGCGGCAATGCCGAGATCGCCTCGGAGCCCGGTGCGGGCACCCTCGTTCGCCTGACGCTGCCGATCGCCGCCGCGGACCCCACGCCTCGCGAGGTTTCGCGCGACGAGGCGGCGCCGGTCACCTCGGGCGCCGGCGAAACGATCCTTCTCGTCGAGGACGATCCCGACATCCGCGCCCTCGCTCAGGAGACCTTGCGCGAGCAGGGCTACCGGGTGATCGCCTGCGAGGACGCCGCCGGCGCGCGCACGGCGCTGCGCGCTGATGCTGGTATCGCCCTTCTGGTGACGGATTTCGGATTGCCGGGCGGTACGAACGGCCGGGCGCTGGCGGCGGAGGCGCGCGCGATGCGGCCGAGCCTGCCGATCATCCTCATGACCGGCTATGCCGACGAGGCGGCCGATCGCCCGGACTTCCTCGGTCCCGGCATGGTTCTCCTCACCAAACCCTTTGCGCTCGACACCTTCACCGCTAGGGTTCGCGGGTCTCTCGACGGCTGACCGACGGCGAGCCGGGAGACCCGCCGGACGGCTGGGCTGGCCGCCGCGGCCTTACGCCGTCTCTCTGGGCGCGCGGCCTCCGTGGTGGCCACCCGCACCCACATTTTGGGGTTCTCTCATGAAATCGATCCGCGTTGTCGTGGCGCTCGCCGCCGGACTGCTCTCGACCGCCGCGGCGCACGCCGGGGGGGTGCCCGACCTCACGGGCACGTGGAAGCTCGCCGACCAGGCCTTCGCCGCGAGCCGCGTCGGCAGCGGCAACAAATATTTCGGCACCCTGCCGAAACCGGCTTTCGGCACGCCGGATCAGGCCTTCGTCTACACGATCGACAAGCAGGACGGCCGCGCCTTCTACGGCACCGCGACCGGCCCGAACGGCAAGTCGGAAGTCGAAGTCGGCGTCGTCCGCTTCGACAACAACACCTTCCTCATGTCGAGCGACAGCGGCACCGTGCAGGGCCGCATTCTCGGCAAGAAGAAGATCGAGATCTGCTGGACCGACGCCCTTCCGAGCTGGAACGCGGTGTCCTGCGGGCTCTACAAGAAGGTGAAGTAAGATCCGTCAGGCGAGGCTCGGCACGCTGCGGCCGGGCTTCGCCTTCACCGGAATCTGCAAATAATGGACCCCGTTCGCTTCGGCTTCGGGGAAGCGCCCGGCACGGATGTTGACCTGGATGGACGGCAGCAGCAGACGCGGCGCGGACAAGGTCGCATCGCGCGCCGTGCGCATCGCCACGAAGGCGTCCTCGTCGACCCTGCCGCCGACGTGGACGTTGCTCCGCCGCTCGGCCTCGACGGTCGTCTCCCAGGCATAATCGTCGCGTCCCGGCGCCTTGTAGTCGTGGCACATGAAGAGCCGCGTCTCGGGCGGCAGCGCGAGCAGGCGCTGGATCGAGCGGTAAAGCGTGCGGGCGTCACCTCCGGGGAAATCTGCACGGGCCGTCCCGTAATCGGGCATGAACAGCGTGTCGCCGACGAACACCGCATCACCCATCCGGTAGGCGACATCGGCCGGCGTATGGCCCGGCACGTAGAGAACCTCCACCTCGATCCCACCGATCATGAAGCGCTCGCCGTCGGCAAAGAGCTGGTCGAAATCGCGCCCGTCGGCCGCGAGGTCCGTGGCGTTGAAGACGGGCCGGAAGATTCGCTGAACCTCGACGATGTGCTCGCCGATGGCGATCTTCGCGCCGGTGCGCGCCTTGATGAGCGGGGCGCCGGACAGGTGGTCCGCGTGGGCGTGGGTTTCGAGCACCCAGGCGATGGTCAGCCCCGCCGCCTCGGCGGCACCAAGGATCGCCTCTACCGAGGCGGTGTCCACCTCGCCCGAGGCGGGATCGAAATCGAGCACGGGATCGACCACGGCGGCGATGCGCGTTGTCGGATCGCTGACGAGATAGCTCACCGTGAAGGTCGCCTCGTCGAAGAAGGCACGGATGTCGGGTTTCGTGTGAGAGGCCATGGCCGGCTCCTGGGGTGCGCCCTTTCGTGTTGACAGAAATATTAGCATTCACTAATTTAGTCAAACCTAATTAATGAGCCATCCAATGCCCGTGACCACCCCGGAAGCCGCGACGCTCGCCGCCCTCGAAGCGAAGGCGGAGGAGGCCGCGCGCTTCCTCTCCCTGCTCGCGAACGAGCGGCGCCTGCTGATCCTCTGCCACCTCGCGACGCGCGGGGAGATGAAGGTTTCGGCGCTCGCCGAGGCGGTCGACCTGTCCCAGTCGGCCCTGTCCCAGCATCTCGCAAAGCTGCGCGAAGACGGCCTCGTCGCCTTCCGCCGCGAGAGCCAGACGCTGTTCTACCGCCTCGACGATCCCCGGGCGGCGCGCCTGCTCGCGACGCTCAAAGACATCTTCTGCCCCGCGCTCTGACCCCGTTCGAAGGACCTGCATCATGAGTCTTCAACCGATCGATCCCGCCGCCGCCGCCCGTCTCGCCGCCGCCGGTGCCCTCGTCGTCGACATCCGCGAGGCGGACGAATATGCCCGCGAGCACATCGCCGGGGCGCGCAACGTCGCCGTTTCCCGCCTCGCCGCCACGGCGGCCCCGACCGACGACCGCGCCCTGGTGTTTCATTGCCGCAGCGGCAACCGCACCAACGTCAACGCCGTCGCACTCGCGGAGTGGGCGGGTACGCGGTCGGCCTACGTGATGACCGGCGGCCTCGATGGCTGGAAGGCCGCCGGGCTCGCGA includes:
- a CDS encoding DUF3563 domain-containing protein, which codes for MLKPVANKLAAAWKRMRDYDPERDYLNSARDLIDLERRQREIDRGKFRHSGYGY
- the bcsA gene encoding UDP-forming cellulose synthase catalytic subunit translates to MLRLLTTPLWIAAMALVVFLITEPINLQAHLIVGVIVVIVLGLIKFFGPQGVFRQVFLALGTAIVLRYAYWRTTSTIPPINQLENFIPGVILYVFEMYNVLALGLSLFTVADPLSRPSPPRAKPELAPTVDIFIPTYNESEDLLATTVAAARAIDYPADRFKVYLLDDGGTDQKCNSDDPMTAREAQRRRASLKQLCADLGAHYITRPRNEHAKAGNLNHGLSHTSGDLVAVFDADHCPARDFLNETVGFFLEDPKLFLVQTPHFFINPDPLEHNLATFEKMPSENEQFYGMVQRGLDRWNAAFFCGSAALLRREALRQTNGFSGVSITEDCETALELHSLGWHSVYVDKPLIAGLQPETFASFIGQRSRWAQGMMQILLLKNPVRRRGLKFSQRLCYITNAMFWLFPAGRLTFMFSPLLYLFFGLQIFNSSGGEFMAYTSSYMLVNLMMQNYLYGRYRWPWISELYEYIQAVYLLRALVAVVANPRKPTFKVTNKGETLDVSRISELGGPYFIIFALLIAGVGMTFYRLWTQPYLADITVVVGGWNVFNLLLAGAALGVVSEKRNLRQAPRVDLSIPAEIEIDGVRMPALIEDGSMGGIRVRPLDKPTRDPKQGDVVVVRHKTRATIPNDGLSLTVRGVSRDAEGLHLGCQVSTREATQVRLLADIVYADAAQWQRFLAKRRRGIGVLRGTLFFLSIALFQSARGIAYLGRRRKPAPVAH
- a CDS encoding PAS domain-containing sensor histidine kinase, which encodes MTEDRDHSPHTGANVALMALNEVLERRVAERTQALAAANQRLQQEIAERERAEAAVRRTEQLFRLLVQGVTDYALYMLDPNGIVTSWNTGAERIKGYTTDEILGQSFARFYTPEDAAAGEPARALKAARERGRDEHETWHVRKDGSRFWANVVIDSIYDEDGTLIGFAKITRDVTERRRTQEDLDLAREALFQSRKMEAIGQLTGGVAHDFNNILTGIIGALDLVRRRLEAGRTGEILRYVEVASTAANRAASLTARLLAFGRRQPLTVTSVDLNGIVLSMADLLRRTMGEAIEIEIGLEPDLPCAATDVNQIENAILNLAINARDAMPAGGRLTIRTEREPPGGTAEGPGFVFLTVADTGRGMDTDVREKAFEPFFTTKALGQGTGLGLSMIYGFMKQIGGNAEIASEPGAGTLVRLTLPIAAADPTPREVSRDEAAPVTSGAGETILLVEDDPDIRALAQETLREQGYRVIACEDAAGARTALRADAGIALLVTDFGLPGGTNGRALAAEARAMRPSLPIILMTGYADEAADRPDFLGPGMVLLTKPFALDTFTARVRGSLDG
- a CDS encoding MBL fold metallo-hydrolase — protein: MASHTKPDIRAFFDEATFTVSYLVSDPTTRIAAVVDPVLDFDPASGEVDTASVEAILGAAEAAGLTIAWVLETHAHADHLSGAPLIKARTGAKIAIGEHIVEVQRIFRPVFNATDLAADGRDFDQLFADGERFMIGGIEVEVLYVPGHTPADVAYRMGDAVFVGDTLFMPDYGTARADFPGGDARTLYRSIQRLLALPPETRLFMCHDYKAPGRDDYAWETTVEAERRSNVHVGGRVDEDAFVAMRTARDATLSAPRLLLPSIQVNIRAGRFPEAEANGVHYLQIPVKAKPGRSVPSLA
- a CDS encoding ArsR/SmtB family transcription factor, with amino-acid sequence MPVTTPEAATLAALEAKAEEAARFLSLLANERRLLILCHLATRGEMKVSALAEAVDLSQSALSQHLAKLREDGLVAFRRESQTLFYRLDDPRAARLLATLKDIFCPAL
- a CDS encoding rhodanese family protein; the protein is MSLQPIDPAAAARLAAAGALVVDIREADEYAREHIAGARNVAVSRLAATAAPTDDRALVFHCRSGNRTNVNAVALAEWAGTRSAYVMTGGLDGWKAAGLATVRDTRRPIEIMRQVQITAGSLVLIGVVLGYLVAPDFFLLSGLIGAGLLFAGVSGWCGMAKLLALMPWNRPSPIAATPASSAR